One genomic region from Candidatus Caldarchaeum subterraneum encodes:
- a CDS encoding translation initiation inhibitor — protein sequence MRKEIIFTEKAPKPIGPYSQAVRVGDFLFLSGMVAINPATGKVEETDIRSQTRRVMENAKAILEAAGLSFEHVVKATVYLANPDDFAAMNEVYSQYFPQNPPARTTVAVHFPRKEFLVEIDFIAYMGR from the coding sequence ATGAGGAAGGAGATCATCTTCACGGAGAAGGCTCCCAAGCCGATAGGGCCGTATTCGCAGGCTGTTCGGGTTGGCGATTTTCTTTTCCTCTCAGGCATGGTTGCGATAAACCCCGCGACAGGAAAGGTCGAGGAAACCGATATTAGGTCCCAGACTAGACGGGTTATGGAGAACGCCAAAGCCATACTCGAGGCTGCGGGCCTGTCTTTCGAACATGTCGTAAAAGCTACGGTTTATCTGGCGAACCCCGATGACTTTGCGGCGATGAACGAGGTATACAGCCAATATTTTCCACAGAATCCACCGGCTCGAACAACTGTTGCGGTACATTTTCCGCGGAAAGAGTTTCTGGTGGAGATTGACTTTATCGCTTACATGGGGCGGTGA
- a CDS encoding sulfonate/nitrate/taurine ABC transporter permease yields MSKQSLSSLFVSAVKDYALPTAVFAGFFLLWEAVTRIFAIPEFILPSPSRTVEVMLANFPIIIRHSYATLEATLIGFGLSIVFGLLLGLAVGYSSIIYRAVYPLLVAFNTIPKVAIVPILVIWFGIGKVPAVLTAFLISFFPIVVNVAVALATIEPEIRDVLRSLGASKTQLFVKIGVPRSMPYFFGSLKVASTLAFVGAVISESVASNEGTGYLMIAASSRFDVPLVFAGLLVISFIGISLFLVFALLEKRLVGWAYR; encoded by the coding sequence ATGTCGAAGCAGTCTCTTTCCTCCCTGTTTGTCTCAGCAGTTAAAGATTACGCGTTACCGACAGCGGTCTTCGCCGGATTCTTTCTTCTATGGGAGGCAGTAACCAGAATCTTCGCTATTCCAGAGTTTATACTTCCATCTCCTTCGAGAACTGTAGAGGTTATGCTCGCCAACTTCCCAATCATCATCCGCCATTCCTACGCAACTCTTGAAGCCACCTTGATAGGTTTCGGGCTTTCAATAGTTTTCGGCCTCCTGCTTGGATTAGCTGTCGGATACTCGTCGATAATCTACCGAGCCGTGTACCCGCTTCTAGTCGCTTTCAACACCATCCCCAAGGTGGCCATCGTCCCAATTCTGGTGATATGGTTCGGCATAGGGAAGGTGCCCGCGGTTCTCACAGCTTTCCTAATCTCCTTCTTCCCCATAGTTGTGAACGTGGCTGTCGCACTCGCAACAATAGAACCCGAGATAAGAGATGTCCTCCGCTCCCTAGGCGCCTCGAAAACACAGCTGTTCGTAAAGATAGGTGTGCCGAGGTCGATGCCCTATTTCTTCGGCTCATTAAAAGTAGCATCCACACTGGCTTTTGTCGGAGCAGTCATCTCCGAATCCGTCGCAAGCAACGAGGGAACAGGATACCTCATGATAGCCGCCTCATCCCGCTTCGACGTCCCACTAGTCTTCGCAGGCCTCCTCGTAATCTCCTTCATAGGAATCAGCCTCTTCCTCGTCTTCGCCCTCCTCGAAAAACGACTCGTCGGATGGGCCTACAGATAA
- a CDS encoding sulfonate/nitrate/taurine ABC transporter ATP-binding protein: protein MIEVRNVSLRYVSKSGFRTLNELEALRNVNLVVEKGSFTSIVGPSGCGKTTILKIVSGLIQPSEGEVYINRKKVEKPLPIVGMAFQNPVLLPWRSVLQNILLPLEVVEPHRSQLQKNRSIYVDKALQLLRLVGLEGFADKKPWELSGGMQQRVSLCRALIHDPEILLLDEPFGALDLFTREELWNVLQNLWLQTRCTVLMVTHDLREAIYLSDMIYVMSKRPGTVIGTMVSDYPRPRAIDITYEERFVDQMHRLREMIQVK, encoded by the coding sequence TTGATAGAGGTTAGAAACGTCAGCCTCAGATATGTCTCCAAGTCTGGGTTTAGAACATTAAACGAGCTTGAGGCCCTGCGAAACGTCAACCTCGTAGTTGAAAAAGGCAGCTTCACATCGATAGTGGGCCCAAGTGGATGCGGCAAAACCACAATCCTAAAAATCGTCTCAGGGCTTATCCAACCAAGCGAAGGCGAGGTCTACATCAATAGAAAAAAAGTGGAGAAACCTCTGCCAATCGTTGGAATGGCTTTCCAAAACCCCGTGCTTCTCCCGTGGCGCTCCGTCCTGCAGAATATTCTCCTTCCTCTCGAGGTTGTGGAGCCCCACAGGTCTCAACTCCAGAAAAACCGAAGCATCTATGTCGATAAGGCTTTGCAGCTGCTCAGGCTTGTGGGCCTCGAGGGATTCGCGGACAAAAAGCCATGGGAGCTCTCGGGAGGCATGCAGCAGCGCGTCTCACTCTGCAGAGCCCTAATACACGACCCCGAGATACTTCTGCTCGACGAGCCTTTCGGAGCCCTCGACCTCTTCACCCGCGAAGAACTCTGGAATGTGCTCCAGAACCTTTGGCTTCAAACACGATGCACAGTCTTGATGGTGACACATGACCTCAGAGAAGCCATCTACCTCTCAGACATGATCTATGTCATGAGCAAACGGCCTGGAACAGTTATCGGCACGATGGTGTCTGACTATCCACGGCCCAGGGCGATAGACATCACGTATGAGGAGCGTTTCGTGGACCAGATGCACAGGCTTCGTGAAATGATTCAGGTGAAGTAG
- a CDS encoding sulfonate/nitrate/taurine ABC transporter substrate-binding protein — MNCCAMVAVRVLGVAVVFLVIGLVAGIFISPIVMPPPRTEVVSIKFVLDWAIQGPQAPFVVALEKGYFAQEGLAVIVDRGYGSADAVTKVASGAYQMGYGSLDAMIEFNVKNPGKELIAVYIVLNNPPYSVITLKGKGINSPKDLEGKKIGAPEGDAPRRLFPVFAKATGIDPNKVEWVSMSPPLREPSLVKGEVDAITGFYFTGYLNLLALNVNPNDIIAFKYTDYGVELYGNAIMVRKDFMQQYPDAVAKFVRAVNRAFKEVIANPEMAADFVKQRDPLVDRNVELERLKLAIKDNMVTEEVKRNGLGAVDRARLERAIKSVVDAFGLPRTPSVDEVFTDRFLPPKEERTI, encoded by the coding sequence ATGAATTGTTGCGCCATGGTTGCGGTTAGAGTATTGGGTGTGGCCGTGGTCTTCCTCGTGATAGGTCTCGTCGCCGGAATTTTCATCAGCCCCATCGTGATGCCGCCTCCACGAACCGAGGTTGTCTCGATAAAGTTTGTCCTCGACTGGGCGATTCAAGGACCTCAGGCGCCGTTCGTTGTGGCCCTTGAGAAGGGCTACTTTGCGCAGGAGGGGTTAGCGGTTATCGTGGACAGAGGCTATGGCTCAGCCGACGCGGTCACAAAAGTGGCTTCAGGCGCGTACCAAATGGGTTACGGAAGCCTCGACGCCATGATAGAGTTTAACGTCAAAAACCCTGGAAAAGAGTTGATAGCAGTATACATCGTCCTCAACAACCCGCCCTACTCGGTTATAACGCTCAAAGGCAAGGGAATCAACTCGCCGAAAGATTTGGAGGGCAAGAAGATTGGTGCGCCCGAGGGCGACGCGCCGAGGCGGCTTTTCCCAGTCTTCGCCAAAGCAACAGGCATAGACCCCAACAAGGTTGAATGGGTCAGCATGTCTCCGCCTCTGAGAGAGCCATCACTCGTAAAAGGGGAGGTAGACGCCATAACAGGGTTCTACTTCACAGGCTACCTCAACCTCCTCGCCCTAAACGTAAACCCCAACGACATAATTGCTTTCAAGTACACTGATTACGGTGTGGAGCTCTATGGAAACGCGATAATGGTGAGGAAAGACTTTATGCAGCAGTATCCCGACGCCGTGGCAAAGTTTGTCCGAGCCGTCAACCGAGCCTTCAAAGAAGTCATAGCCAACCCAGAGATGGCCGCTGACTTTGTTAAACAACGTGACCCGCTTGTCGACAGAAACGTTGAGCTCGAGAGACTAAAACTCGCCATCAAGGACAACATGGTGACGGAAGAGGTTAAGAGAAACGGTCTGGGAGCAGTTGACAGGGCACGGCTTGAGAGAGCCATCAAAAGCGTCGTCGACGCCTTCGGTCTCCCGAGAACCCCCTCGGTCGACGAGGTGTTTACCGACAGGTTCCTGCCGCCGAAAGAAGAGCGCACAATCTAA